The genomic DNA ATTCGCTTCTGGACGTCGTAGGGCAGGAGCGCGTAGCTTTCGCACAGATCGCCGTCGACAGTGTTCTgcacggagacacacgcaccAACTTCGCCCCACGTTtcggccctctctctcccgggtTCTCTTTGTCGACGCACCTGTAAGCGTCGCACGGTCTGTCTTACCTTCGCCGGGTGGTAGTAGGAGCGGAACATGATATGCTCTCGGCCGCCCAGAGGCGGCTTCTCGGACCTGAGGACCATCTCCAGGTGGGTAAATAAATCCAgctgcgagaaaaacgcgaaaacagCCAAAGCTCGCCGGCATGCAGCGCCCCTCGCCATACCGCCAAAAACAACTTTTCTTCCACGACTCGAGCACGGAAAACGGACAGTGAGGAACCAACCGCAAAGGCGCCTTGCTACACACGCAACAACGATCTCCACCTCAAACATCATCCATGTATATAGATAAAccatatatatctatagatttatatatacacaatatatataccatatatatcatatatatatatatatacaccatatacatatacatatatataaatatacatatacatatatatatatatatatatatatatatatagacataccatgtacatatagatatgtatacgGACGTTTGGCACCGTGACGCGTCAGGGTGGACACGCGTAACCTCGCAGATTCGCGTGTATGCACGCGGATCTCTTGATGCATGCGGACTCTGGGTGACCAAAAGTGTATCTGCTTTACTTCGTGTTTTgtgaggaagggagagaaggcgccgatGGATCCCATGATGGTGCCGTAGATGATGCTTTCCGAGGCGCCGGCGGTGAGCGTCGCGCGTTCGAGGGCAGTTACAACTTCGCCAATGTGGAAATGTAAAAGCGACTGAAGTTTGAAGCACTTGTCGGTGAGGTAGGTGGTGtcgccgcggagacgcagcccCGTCGTGTCACCCAACTCGTCTTGCTTGGCTTCACTGGGGACCTGAAAGGCCGCCaaggaacggaaagaggcCCAGTGCAACAAGAGAGGGGAAATctcgaagaaaacggaggctGAACAAGCACGGGAGAACCTCAGTGCAGAGACTGCGCGGTCAGCGGAACGGTGACAGGAAACGCATTCAAGTTCTGTGTCCACTGCGGTGTTCACGCCGCGCAGGGATGCAAACggaaagtgaagaagagagaaggtggaAAACGGTTCGAACGGGAAAGAAATCGAGCGGCGGACCATGAGCGGGCGGCtaaaagagagaacacagcGAAGAAATAACACGGAAAGAATacgggaagaagcaaaggcagagaaaagcggagtCGCCGTGCCGTCACCGATTTCACTTTTTCCCTGCGGCAGCTCTCGGCACGTCTCTGATTCATGGATCccccctcgcgtctctccgcgctcgCTTTTCACCTATCGGGCCGATGCATTCCACCAGCACATCTGTTTGCCCAAATGGTTCGCAGTCGAGACCTGCAACCGACAAGATCTTTGCGCAGAACGGCCCCTCTTGCGGAAACAGAATCGAACGACGTGAGGGAAACTGCCTATGGTTCTGTCCCGCGCTTACCCGGCAAATGAAAACAGAGTCGAACTTGTCCGCGGCCACGAACGTGTGGTAGTCGAGAACCTCGCCCTTCGTTAgccatctgcatgcagcgatcgccacgcgagacagagagattcagagacgaaggaaaccAAAGCGCTGACACCGAACCTCCCCAGACGCACTCTCTTTATCGAATGcaaacacgcacacacacacacacacctgCAGATTCTTCACTTTAAAAAAGTACAGATGTACATTTGTATGTgcatttatatgtatatacgtgtatatttatgtgtgcatgcatgtatatatatatatatgtagatggAAAGCTACACACGGGCGTTCTGAGCTCCGTATGTCAGAAGACTGAGAGGAACCAGATCGCATGCGTCTGGACACGGCTAAATGCGCAACGGAAGTGGCTTTCTTTCGGCCACGACATGCAAACCCTGTACATGTAAACAGATAGAGACTATTATACGGACAGCTAGacatatacagatagacacaaatatgtacatatatatgtatagatggatatatatatatatatatatatatgtctttgtttcttctttgaTGTGGGAGCACGTGTTTCGTCGAGGATTTGTTTTTACCTCGGGACGACATCGTCTGCCAGGACGTAAAAGAGGTTTTCGCTGAGTCGGTAACGCATCACGTGGACACTCTCGCGTAGGTCGCCTACGAAGAGTCTGTCCCCGGCAACGCGAATGAAAGCGACACCGCAGGGAAGATTCTGAGAAGGCAAAAACACAGTCAAGAGCACAGAAACGAACTGTGTGACAGAAACAACGTTCGAGACACAaaccctcttctcgccgctctgcGTACACAGCTTCTAGCCTTTCGTGCTCGCCACAGAtcaggagaaaaacgaagagaaaaagagagaaacggaaagggagaaagagagttagagaaagacaggaagagaaagacaataaaagagaaagagcgagaggatgagaaacggaaagggagaaagagagttagagaaagacaggaagagaaagacaataaaagagaaagagcgagaggatgagaaacggaaagggagaaagagagttagagaaagacaggaagagaaagacaataaaagagaaagagcgagaggatgagaaacggaaagggagaaagagagttagagaaagacaggaagagaaagacaataaaagagaaagagcgagaggatgagaaacggaaagggagaaagagagttagagaaagacaggaagagaaagacaataaaagagaaagagcgagaggatgagaaacggaaagggagaaagagagttagagaaagacaggaagagaaagacaataaaagagaaagagcgagaggatgagaaacggaaagggagaaagagagttagagaaagacaggaagagaaagacaataaaagagaaagagcgagaggatgagaaacggaaagggagaaagagaaaaacggagaggaagaagcgagcgcaGTATTGCACGACACAAAAACGGTGCAagctcgtctctcgccttcctttcgcAGAGAGtggggagaagggagacaaagaccACACATCCGCTTTTTGAGACCCAGAGGTTTTCTTTTCGGACTTCTCATCAAAGAGACGGACGCGGCGGCGCCACCCCCGCGGCGCATGACAGCTCGAGGGGCCGGAACAGGACCGAGCGCGTGGAATCGGATTCGCGACTGGAAGCCTTACAAAATTCCAGTGGTTGTTTTCCAccacgcgtctcttctttcacgATCTGTTCTTTGATTCGGTTTGCACTGTTTCAAACTTTCTCTCCCCATATATCTATCTGGGTGTATACGCCTCTTTCTAcctatccatatatatatatatatatctacacgACTCTCGGGCTGCCTACGAGTTCTTCGCATCTGGATCCTGACtttgtctcgcgttttttcgcccgTCAGGCTTTTGTCAAATCGGAAGATGCGCAGGCGATCGGaccgtcgcctcctcgtctcgttttcttctcggcttttccttTACCTTGTATTCGCATTTCTTCAGcaggcgtttctttcccAAGGCATAGAGACGGAGCTTGTGCCCGACACCGGCGAGGAGCATTCCGCGGAAGGGCGCGAGAGCCATCGGGTAGTCTTCCACCGGGGTCTGGCgtcgcagaaagagaaacgcgaaaaatcCGAAATTTTGACGCTAATCGACAGCAGGGGAAaccacgtgcatgcacagaacgCTGAGAAACAAGTCcgcgaacgaggaagagacccAGACGAGAGACCGAAAGAGATTCATCGATTTTTGCGCAGAGATAGATCtacgggagacagaaagacggagagacgcatacgcacagaaaaaacgagatggaagaagaaagcggacaagaaaaacaagggagagagaaggttCAGTGCTAAAGGAGAGGTGTATGgcggggaaacgaagagaaggcggaaggggCGGGCTGGGCGGTTTTCTCATCTTACGGAATGGACGAGATTGAGGGAGAACTTGTCGTCGTACGAGAAGACTTTGATAGACGCTTGAGGCACCTGAGCgaggatgcatgcagatccaGAAGCAAAAAACCCTTTCACCTCCTCACTTAACCTCTCGCACGGCAAAGCGATCATGAGTAAGCACAGCCTACACATCCTCACGTCTTCCAACCTAAACGCGCGAATGTGTCTCATATTCAgacatatatagagagagagcgactgAAGCGACTGAAACGACTGAAAAGGGAGACTCATACACATAGAGCCACAGAGAGCGTGACACAGATAGAAAAAAAGATGCAtgagatgcatgcaaagacaAGGTAAATATACGCAGATGCATCTCTCGATAGGCGACGTAGCCTGTTTACCGCTTTGGGACAGCTTTTCTCACAGAGTTGTTGCCGGGGGGTTTCTGAAGTTTCCCCGGAGAGTTCCGTGCGAAACTTTTCACGAGCGCGTTTTTCAGAGTGCACCCGACTCGCGTTTCTCACCTTGCGAGGTTTGAGCGTCATTGCAGTGACGGTGCCCACCACGAGCAGAGGCAAACCCTCCATTTCACAATAGCAGCAACTTAGTGCAGCCTCGTCGGTCTCCAGAGAAACTTTGTCAATCGTCATCGCCTGGCAAATCAcagcggagaaggacgaatGCGACGCGCTGAGGCGGGAAGTGAAACGGCGAACCAGAAAAGAACGAAAGGTCCACGGCACCACGCTCAAGCGCGACCGGCCTCGACTCCCCACACACAGGTGCGATGGAAATGAAGCAAAAGAACTCGGCACCGTCATGGACCCGCGTCACCAACCGACGCCTCCACagtgtctcccttcttctctcttcatttcctttcctctctctcccttctctttctctttaTCTCTCTCatttcgtctcgcttcttctcttctcgcttcttctcttctcgtttcttctcgttgtcttcctcccgcgttttctctcaccATGAGAGGGTTGACGATTCGAATGCAAGAGCCCCACTTGCCAGGCCCCGCCTTGAAAGTTCCGTACTGGTCCTCAGGAAGGTCgtgctgctctttctcttccagctGAGCGAAGGAACACGGAGCGGACGCAAAAAAGTGCAAGATAAAGAGCAGAGCTGGTCCGAGCCCGCGCCCGGACGAGCGCTtcggttttcctctttgACTGTTTTCACTTCTTcagcggcgccttccctgcGCCGTTTCGCTGAACGCACCTGCATGtcgtcggtttcttccttctcttcttcctcttcctggtTCACTTTAATTCCCCTGAGCGCGCGCCGAATTTCCGCCTTAGTCGACTCGTCGTACGCGTTGTGGTCAGCCTCGACAATCGCGAGCGCAGCAGCCCGCCGCGAAGGACCGACACCGGCAGCGTCCACGGCGCCTTGCGACTCTGAGCAAAAACCGCACCcccgaaagaagaaaaggagaaagaagtgCAGGCAAGGACGCGGcaaaaagggaggagaggcagggagtgttcgccttctcgcgccggGGAGGGGCGCtaacagaggagacactcgaggagacacggcgggATCTGGGAAACAAAGATCGTCTTCTGTGTTTTAGCGGTACAGCCGCATTTTTTTCAAGGCTCTTTCACACATGAGCCTTGGTGGGAGGGAGACGTGGAAATTGAGAAAGGGGTCCGCTATGAATCCCTACCGGTTGCGGAGATGTGCGGAAGAGCCGCCATCGCTCGAGGCGTGAACGACAACGGGAGAAGCGTCTGACTGAACGTTTCACCGAGTCGCTGGCAACGGAAAATGCGCAGAGAACCACCTGCAATCGCGACGAAACCGTCCGTGCActgaaaacaaaaacacacacgcctCCGCTTTGATTCACAGGGCGAAGCTCCACTGCCCACATCACCCaaatatacaaatatacaagtgtatctatctatctatctatctatctatatatatatatatatatatatatatctgtaggTATAATATATTTTGTTCCATGGAAATACTACTGGAATGGGGGGCATGATGTGGTCAACATGAACATACACgaattacatatatatatatatatggggcTACTCTACGTCCTCACGgactatatacatatatatatatatatatatcactGAGTGTACCTCAGTAGATCTATCGTACTCTATGCAAATGTGTGGGTCTGTTTATTTGCCGATCTTCCCGAGAATCTCTCATCTAAATACTCCACGCGCCCGCTTTTTTTGGGGCGAATGGAGCGATCGATCTTTTCGATGGAACGTACACAGACGCGCCTGCTAAAACGGAGAGCGTCGAGCCGCTCCGAGTCTAGGAAATCTTCCTTCTTTCACCTGCGCTCACCTGCTCAGAGCAGAACGACGCTACGCACTCAAGCGGGTCGTAGTTGAGAGGCGTGCAGTGGAGCTTGTGCTGGAAGGTGTAGCAGAGCCAGGATTTTTCACTCAGCGCCAAAActgaaaagaaacacaccGAAGCGCGGCCTCGCTCTTTGTAGGAAAGGCGCGATGTCCGTGAGCGCCCGGCTTCGAACcaaagaagcgaagccgcgggcgaggaggaaagagacgcagacggggagaaagaagaaccaGTCACGACGGAGCAGCGGAAGAGCAGTGGGAGACACAGCACAGAGgccaggaaaagagaagtgCATTGCAGCAAGggtcgagagaagagggaacgaggaaaactGACTTGCTGGTTGGCCTTGAAGCGTCACCGCGTGGAATCGGACAGCTCGGCCACCCAGAAACCGGCTTCTTTGATCGAGCAGAGTTCCGAGGACGGGATCCACGACGCTGCGGATCATCACGCCCGTATTTAAGCCGACCTGCGGAGaacagcgagacgcgcgccgcGAGACATGCACGTTCGAAAAAACAGAtcggggcgagagacggcagagacggaaggtTGCGCGCCCAGCCGAACGTTTTGGAGAGgccacaggagagacgaTCTGAAGAACCTAGCAGTTTGTGCGACGCCACGGCCGTGCCTGCCGGCAATTCTAAGGTTCTGTTTGGTTCTGAACAGCGAGACGCGGCCGACGACGGCcgccgtttttttcctcttccgtcgATCTCGTTtgctgcttcctcgctctgcaAATCCCCCAGCTCGCCCGTCCCGTCTACTCGCATATTTCGCGATCGAGACAGCACAGCGCCTGCATCTGCCGCAGCTTCTCTGCATCTGTGCGGACTCTGTGCGAACCGCTCTGTCTGGACCTGAAACTCGGCCTCGGCAcccgctctcttcgcctctcgacgcgctcgttctctctgcgtcacAGAGGgtgtttgtctctgcctgaACGTGGCGTTGTCTCACGTGTAGATACAGCACGCCGTTgtcttcgcttttcccgGCGTCTTTCCCGTGTGCGCCGAGACCCGTGAGGGTGGCGAGGCAGACACTCTCGGGCGTGGCGTTGTTCGGGAGGAGCTGCGTCGCGAGTTGTCGCAGGTTTCGGTCCTTCTCGAGACTGAGGATCCGGACCATGTTGTCGAGgccgccgacggcgaggaaggaggcgcgcAGGCGCCCCTTGGGAATCGCCTGCATGCTCATGCAGGTGGTTTCCACGTTGATGTTTCGTCGCGCGGTCTCCACGAGCGTGTGGCTCTCGTCCACCTCGAAGAGGATCAGTTCGCCGCCTGCGAGGGAGATGACCAGCTGCCGCTCGTTCGCGTCCGCCGCCTTGATGCGGCGTCCGCCGGGCGTGCGCCATTCGTTCACGCGCTTGCTCTTGAGGATGTGGCGAATCCCCGTCTCGTGCACCTGGATGAAGGAGTCGTCGTACATGAGCGCGACGAGCAGCGACGACACGTTCGTCAGAAACAGACTGTCCGTGACTTCCTCGACGGTGTCGCCGATCTGCAGAACCAGGCTGCTGCCCTCGAACGCGACGATGATGTACCCGTCGAAGGCGCTCTGGTGGGACAGCTTGGTGGTCCAgactgcgcgcgcgcgtccggGGAGTTCGTTGTCCGCCATCTCCTCGACGCCGAGGCCGTGCTGGAGAATGCGGAGTGCGCTCCGAGGCCCCTTGCCGCACAGCACGTAGACTTGCGGCGCGCCGGTGCCCTGAGCGTCGAGGACTTTCAAGTCGGTGATGGGCGACAGAGACTGCAACTCGTCGACCAGTGCGAGGTTCTTCAGCGGTCGCGGCTTGAAGGCGATGATCGCCTCGCGCCCGAGCGGGTGCGAAGAGGAGCACCGCGGATCGGACGCGTCCGAGCCGATCCCCGTGAACTGGTAAAACAGATGGTTGCCGAACTCGGACGCCACAAAGAGGTACCCAGACTTGAGCACGCACAACGCATTCGCGACCGGGACGGTGTCGAAGTAGCGGCACACGATCTCGCGCACCACGCCCTCGTCGTGGGAAATCTCAATCTTGTAGATGTCCCCGTACTCTGTCTGAATGAGGATGAAAAAGAAATCCTTCATGCGGTGCACGGCGAAGGCAACCACGACGAGGCCGCGGTCGGAGCCGGtctcgaggcggcgagggatCGCGCAAGAGACTTCCTCGTGGTCCGGCTTCTTGTACAGCAAAAAGTTCCCGCAGCAGACCAGCACGCCGCTCGGACCatccgcgccgccgccgccggggACCGGAATCAAACAGTGTGCAGACGGCGGAACCGGCAACGTCGCCTTCTTGATCACGTGGTTCAAACCCAAATCCATCTCCCACAAACACACGCCCTTCGGAACCGTGACgcctgaagaaaaacacagaaaaaaagaaaaaatgaaagaaagcgagagaacagagaagaagagagaagaagggagaagaagggagaagaagacagaagaagggagaagaagagagaagaagggagaagaagagagaagaagggagaagaagagagaagggacaagaagagagaggaaggagaagggagatgaagagaagagacacggtCTTGATTCCGTATCACACTGTCCGATCGACTGGCTACAAGAGAACGCTTGGAGGctgaggaaaaaagacgagaaacgagcAAAAACAGACGAACTGGAGCCGCTGGCAACAAAAAGAAAGGGTTCTCGTATCCTCCCGAAAGCCACGCGGAACGCGCCCTCGGGCATTCTGGAACGTGAGCGACACACGGGCATGACCCCAGGACAGAACTCAACTGCGGCCTTgaaaaggcaggagagaggcacgaagcagagaaccgaaagaagaaaaggccggagaggaaaaggcgcgcgagacgcgcgacgtCGACGCACGTGTCCGTGGGCTGTTCCCACGGTTTCTGTTGTGGGGTTCTTACCGGGAGTGGCCGGTTTCCTGTCTGTGGATTCCACATTTTGTtcgagagaagcaaagagggGGTTGTCGAAGCCCATGTCGATTCCACACAAATCGTGGCAGATCGCGTGACTCTTGTGAGCCTCCAGAGGACTGCTGATGGTAAGCTGTGCCTTGTTGTCGCGGTTCACAATGTACACAAACTTTTGCCGCTCCACAGCCGCAACCATGAGGGTACGTCCCTTCGGATCCACAGCCAGGTACTCGCCGGGGACCACGCGGCGAATGCCtaaaagaagagaaaagcgaggacgGGTCAAAAAGTAAAAGGCAAAGCGAACACACAGCCGCTGCGCAGGTTTGAGCCgggaaaacacgagagatATCTCTGAGAATCCTCAACATCTCTCAAagatctctctcgcctctacCGCCCACGTGGGTGCACAGAAATACACACATGCGCATGAGAGACAAACGTCGAACTCCAAAGATCCAACCACCTCACACAAATCAAGCGCATGGACCGAGgtagacacacacgcgcgttCTTTGCATGACAAGCGACAGAGATCACGCGACAAAccagcgagacgcgcaggccTACATACGCATACATTTCTGCATGTACGCAAGCGCTtccaatatatatatatatatatatatatatatggctttcatatatatatatatatatatatacagatatatatacgtatatggACGTGTAATTCTGTGGCTGTGCTTGACGTGTCTTGAGTTCGGAAATCCCTGGAGAAGGgtatggagagagacgcgccgtgGTTTTTTACCGGTTTTCCCGTATGTTTCGCAGTGGACGCGTTCGAATTCATTTTTTTCAGCCGAGAACTGGACAATAACGAGGCGGCCGCTGTCACTGCCGATCGCGAGGTAGTCTCGATTCGCTCCTGTCaggcggaaggcggcgaTGGAGCGAATGATGCCAAAGACTTCAGTGCTGGCGATCGCCTGCAGCTTGCCTTGGTCGTCCGGGCGCAGAAGCTCCAGCACGcggccgcgagagacaacTACTTCCTGCGCGCGCGGGGCGCTGAAATTGCCTTGCAGCGCATGGACAATCGCCGTCGGTTTCTGAAGCGTGAGGTGGTAAAGCACCGGCATTgtggcgagaggagagagagaagggagaaaagagaagaggagagaaaagaagagaaaagagaaaagagaagagagagggaaggggaaaacaaaacacgagaaggaaggggaaaacaaaaaacgagaaggaatGGAAAAtcgaagaaaggagagaaggagaggggggaagagGTGAGGAAGGCCGCAGTGT from Neospora caninum Liverpool complete genome, chromosome VIII includes the following:
- a CDS encoding putative Splicing factor 3B subunit 3, with product MPVLYHLTLQKPTAIVHALQGNFSAPRAQEVVVSRGRVLELLRPDDQGKLQAIASTEVFGIIRSIAAFRLTGANRDYLAIGSDSGRLVIVQFSAEKNEFERVHCETYGKTGIRRVVPGEYLAVDPKGRTLMVAAVERQKFVYIVNRDNKAQLTISSPLEAHKSHAICHDLCGIDMGFDNPLFASLEQNVESTDRKPATPGVTVPKGVCLWEMDLGLNHVIKKATLPVPPSAHCLIPVPGGGGADGPSGVLVCCGNFLLYKKPDHEEVSCAIPRRLETGSDRGLVVVAFAVHRMKDFFFILIQTEYGDIYKIEISHDEGVVREIVCRYFDTVPVANALCVLKSGYLFVASEFGNHLFYQFTGIGSDASDPRCSSSHPLGREAIIAFKPRPLKNLALVDELQSLSPITDLKVLDAQGTGAPQVYVLCGKGPRSALRILQHGLGVEEMADNELPGRARAVWTTKLSHQSAFDGYIIVAFEGSSLVLQIGDTVEEVTDSLFLTNVSSLLVALMYDDSFIQVHETGIRHILKSKRVNEWRTPGGRRIKAADANERQLVISLAGGELILFEVDESHTLVETARRNINVETTCMSMQAIPKGRLRASFLAVGGLDNMVRILSLEKDRNLRQLATQLLPNNATPESVCLATLTGLGAHGKDAGKSEDNGVLYLHVGLNTGVMIRSVVDPVLGTLLDQRSRFLGGRAVRFHAVTLQGQPAILALSEKSWLCYTFQHKLHCTPLNYDPLECVASFCSEQCTDGFVAIAGGSLRIFRCQRLGETFSQTLLPLSFTPRAMAALPHISATESQGAVDAAGVGPSRRAAALAIVEADHNAYDESTKAEIRRALRGIKVNQEEEEEKEETDDMQLEEKEQHDLPEDQYGTFKAGPGKWGSCIRIVNPLMAMTIDKVSLETDEAALSCCYCEMEGLPLLVVGTVTAMTLKPRKVPQASIKVFSYDDKFSLNLVHSTPVEDYPMALAPFRGMLLAGVGHKLRLYALGKKRLLKKCEYKNLPCGVAFIRVAGDRLFVGDLRESVHVMRYRLSENLFYVLADDVVPRWLTKGEVLDYHTFVAADKFDSVFICRVPSEAKQDELGDTTGLRLRGDTTYLTDKCFKLQSLLHFHIGEVVTALERATLTAGASESIIYGTIMGSIGAFSPFLTKHELDLFTHLEMVLRSEKPPLGGREHIMFRSYYHPAKNTVDGDLCESYALLPYDVQKRIAQDFEKTPADILKHLEDIRNRIL